From the Thermoplasmatales archaeon genome, the window GAAATAAAAAAAATTGAAGAGGAGTATATAATAACAAAAATAAATGCGGACAAGTCTCACAATGAATTCGTCATGTATCTCAACTCGATAAAGGAAATAGAAAGATTGATGGAGGGTAAAAAAGAGGAAGGAAAGAAAAAGAAAATAGATAAAGAAAAAGATGCTCTTATGAAAAAAGCTGAAGAACTTTATGATAAATTCAAAAGGGGAGAAAAGTTATCGACGGAGGATTTATTGCTTTTGCAGAGAGCGGGGCTTATATAGTTATCTTTGCCATGGTTTTTTTTCACAGAGATATTCGCTCCAGAAACATACAAATTTTGATAAATTTCTAAAATCGCATATTTTTATTTCTTTCCTTATATCATTTATATTTTTTCCGAGATTCAACTCATATAAAAAATCTTTAAGAAGAGAAATTGCATCTGTGTATTTTCTTTTTATCTTTACATAAACCTTTCCTTTCATTTCAAAAGGTTCTCCAACCAATAAATTGCTGTTTTTCCATTTTTCAATAAAAATTTTAACATGCTCCTTCTCCTTCAATGGAGGACCCACATGCAACTTTATTTCATCTATAATAACTTTTTTTAACTTTACCGCCACAAAAACTTCATCATTTGCATACCAAACTCTGTCAACAACCTCAAAATCGTAATTTTTCATAAGATTTTCCATACTTTTGGCTGCTTTTTTAAGCTGTGGATAAAGAATGTCATCAACAATTTCGGGTTTTTTAAAACATATCCCAACAAAATTTTTTATCTTTTCCTCCACCTCTTTTCTATCAAGCAATTTTACAGGATTTGGAAAAAAGAATTCAATTTTGGGTTTCTTCAGGAATTCATCCGCCGCCTCGATAAAAAATTCAAGTTTCTCCTTTGAAAGGGCGGCAGCCACATTTCTTGATTCATCAACAGGATCAATAAAATAAGATTTAATATTTTTAGCATTTTTCAATACACCCAAAAAGCTACCGTATTTAAGAATGAGAAGTTCTACGAGATAACCAGAAAAACCTTCTATTTT encodes:
- the cca gene encoding CCA tRNA nucleotidyltransferase codes for the protein MKILEEVLKKLSPSEEEKKEIEKIVKEIKDSIEKIKPGDAEAMLVGSVAKDTYLKSALDIDFFVLFPTYYKKEEMQKIVISIGKEILKEWKIQYAEHPYIRGFYKGYMVDIVPCYRIKSPDKKMSAVDRTPFHTEYIKKNLKEEMKNEVRLLKQFLKGIGCYGAEAKIEGFSGYLVELLILKYGSFLGVLKNAKNIKSYFIDPVDESRNVAAALSKEKLEFFIEAADEFLKKPKIEFFFPNPVKLLDRKEVEEKIKNFVGICFKKPEIVDDILYPQLKKAAKSMENLMKNYDFEVVDRVWYANDEVFVAVKLKKVIIDEIKLHVGPPLKEKEHVKIFIEKWKNSNLLVGEPFEMKGKVYVKIKRKYTDAISLLKDFLYELNLGKNINDIRKEIKICDFRNLSKFVCFWSEYLCEKKPWQR